In Deltaproteobacteria bacterium IMCC39524, the genomic stretch TGAGCAACATTTCACGAAGTGACTCAAGGGTCAGGCCGCTGTCGACAATGTCTTCTACGACCAGGACATGTTTGTCCTTGATCGACATCTCAAGATCTTTGCGGACCTCGATGATGCCCGAAGACTGGGTTGCAGAGCCATAACTGGCAAGGCGTACAAAATCGATGACTGATGGAGTCTCAACAGCTCGGATCAGGTCGGCGATAAAGAGAAAGGAGCCTTTTAGGACCGCGATCATCAAGATTTCTTTGCCGCGATAATCTCGATCTATCTCAGCGGCAAGGGCCTTGATTCGTGCAGCAATATCATCCGCAGAAAAAAGGGGCGTCAGGGATAGCTTTATTTGAGGAGTATTAGAGGTTTCCATAATCGGCTATTCTATAGCAAAGCGGTTGATTTATGTCAATTTTTTAGGCTGATGAAGTTCCAGGACGGCAGTCGCAAAATCCTATGTTATAATCTGCATCAGATTATAACTCTGTAGATAATTCTCTTAAGAGTGTAACCTGCCGCCTTGCGCTGTTTTTGTATTTCATGTCAGGAGAAATTTGATGCGTACCATTGTTGTTCTTGTCAGTCTTGCCTCTTTGTATCTCTTTACGCCTTTCGCGTTTGCCGCTCCGGATTTACACGTTGAAACGCCGACTTTTAATTTTGGTGAGATCTACCAGGGCGATAAAGTCCCTCATGTCTTTGAGTTTACCAACCAGGGGGAAGATCCTCTGCTTATTGATCGTGTTCGCAGTTCCTGTGGCTGTACTGCGGTTCTGGTCTCCGAGAAAAACATTCCTCCCGGTGGCAAAGGCGAGCTGAAGGCCAACTTCGATAGTGCCCGCTTCCGTGGCGCCATTTCCAAAACCATTTATCTCTACAGCAACGATCCTGTGCGGCCAACCATGCAGTTCCATCTTAAGGGCAATGTTCTTGAAATTGTCGCCGTCGAACCTGCACAGATAAACTTTGGCAGGGTGGAGGCAGAAAACCCCGTGACCACCAAGGTTGTGTTGCGCAACCAGGGTCAAGAAACTTTGACCCTCGGTAAGCCCCATGCTACCGCGGCGGAACTTATGGTCAAGATGCCTGAAGTTGATTTTGTCAGCGGCGCTGAAGTGACTCTCGAGCTAAAGCTGACGCCCAAACCTGGCCAGGCCCGTTTCAGCGGGTATGTTCTGGTGCCTGTTGCCGGCGTCCCCAAGAACGAGCTCCGTATTCCTGTTTACGCAACGATTAACAAATAAGTTTCACAGGGACGGCCTCATTTTATCGTTTATGGGTTGAAAGAGCTGTCATGTGGTCTATAATTGCCCTGTTTTGTCCTCGGTCGGCTAGGGGATCAGCACTCTCACAATTTTGTTCAAGGAGCCTGCATGTCTACTCATGTCTCGCCACCACAACGGCGCAAATTTCTCTTTACCATGCTCGGTGGTCTCGGTGTCCTGATCGGCGCTGCATCCGCTTGGCCCATTTTCCGTTTCCTTTCGCCTGTTGCCAGTGGTAGCGGCAACGACCAGGTTGTTGTTCCGCGAAGTGAGATCGCGGCGGGAAAAGCTCATTTCTTCGACTATCGCGGCAAGCCGGCTGTTCTTCTGCAACCGACTCCGGGCAATTTTGTTGCCTTGTCGGCGGTCTGCACGCATCTCGGTTGCGTTGTTGCCTGGCAGGATCAGGCTGGGGAGTTTCTTTGCCCTTGTCATGGCGGCCGCTTCTCTGCCGATGGCCAGGTCCTTGGCGGCCCGCCACCAAAGCCACTCGAGAACCTAGTCGTCGAGCTTGATGGCGACCAGCTTAAAGTCGGATAGGGGGAACTTATGCAACCGATAAAAATGCTGGTCGATTTCGTTGATACTCGCCTCGGCGTCAAAGATCTTTACAACAAGGAACTGCATGGCTATCTGCTGCCGCGGAAAGTCAATGCCTGGTACACCCTTGGCGCGGTGCTCCTGGTCCTCTTCAAAATTCAGATTATTACCGGCATCCTGCTCCTTATGTTCTATGTGCCGGACTCGGAAAAGGCCTTCGCCAGTGTTCAGGCCATTATGAATGATGTGCCCTATGGCTGGCTCTTCCGTATGCTCCATGCCGTCGGCGCCAACGTCATCATGATTGCCCTGCTGCTGCACATGCTCTCTGTGCTCTTTATGTCCAGTTACAAAGGTCGCCGTGAGTTCACCTGGCTGACCGGGTTTACCATCCTAAATCTGACCATGGGGCTCTGCCTGACCGGCTACCTCCTGCCCTGGAGCCAGCTCTCCTTCTGGGCGACCACGGTCGCGACAGATGCCGCAGGTGCGATTCCGGTGGTCGGAGATTACCTGGTGGAATTCCTGCGTGGTGGGGCGACCGTTGGTAACCAGACGCTGGGTCGTTTCTTTGCTTTGCATGTTGTCGGCATGCCCCTGATCCTGCTTGGCTTGATCGGCGTCCATCTCTTCTGTGTCAAGCGTCGCGGTATTTCCGCACCTCCTTTTGGAGATGATTACAAGGCTTCTGAACCACTGCCTTTCTTCGAGCATGAGAAGCATAAGGACGGAATTCCCTTTTTCCCGAACTATTTTGTTAAAGATGCCGCTGTTATTTGCTTCTTTATCGCTTTCATGCTTGCGATCATCTTTTATGCTCCAGGCCTGTTCTTTCCCGAGTCTGCTTTCCAGCCCGCAGATCCGTTTGTGACTCCTCCGCACATCAAGCCGGAGTGGTATTTCCTCTGGGCCTACCAGACTCTGAAGATATTCCCCAGTGAAATTATCGGACTGGGTGTACAGGGTGCATTTATGACATTCCTGGCGCTGCTACCTTTTATTGATCGGAGCCCTGAGAGGCGGCCGGGCAAGCGTCCGTTGTTTATCACCTGCTACGTTCTTACCATCCTTGTTTTCGTGGCGATCTCTGTCTGGGGGCATTACTCATGATTCGCACATATAGTTCTCTTTTTGTCCTGATGCTTTTTACGCTATTGGCGGCTCCTGCACTTGTGCTGGCAGCTGACACCGTGTGCATCGATTGTCACGGCGGTCAGCCTGGCCCTCTCGGTGAGCCGGTTGGGCAATGGCGCACCAGTGTCCACGCTGAGAACGGCATCTCCTGTCACGACTGTCATGGTGGCGACCCCACCGATTACGCTATGGCAATGAGTCCCGACAAAGGTTTCATCGGCGCTCCGGAGTATGCAGATGTCCCAGATTTCTGTGGCCGTTGCCATGTGGGGGTTGCCGATGCCTACAAAGGGGGCGCTCATGGACAAGCCCTTGAAGCTGGCGCGGCGCAATGCGTCGTCTGTCATGGCAATCACGAGATTCAAAGGGCAAATCTCGACCTGATCAATGAAGAGGCTTGTTCGCAATGTCATTCGTATGAGCGGGCCGCTTTGATTCGCTTGGCTCTGGTTGAAACGGATACGATGATTACTGCCACAGAAGGAGATCTTGAACGACTCTACCGTCTCGGTTTCGCGGTTGATGAGATGGAAGATGGACTTTTCAACCAGCGCAACAGTTTTCACCGCATCTTCCATGGTGTTGACGTTGAACGAGTACGAGCGGAGACTGCCGACGTGCAGGCCGAAGTCGGTAAGATAAGAAGCGAAGTCGCAGAGATCGATACAACGATCCAGGAACGTAAACTCTGGGGAAGCGTTGTGCTTGGTCTCTTTATTCTTGCCGGAGTGATCTTCCTTCTGGTGAGGAAAGCTTACGAGGAAGAAGAGCGCAGCGGATAAGAAGCTGCGAGTATAAAAAAGCCAGGGGCGCTGCATCGTGAATGCAGCGCCCCTGTTTGTTTGAAAAGGTCTCTTTGCAAAGGAACTCTAGCAGTCTTTCGGACAATCAATAACCTGGCTGCTAGGGAAGGAAGTTGTTACTGAGATCGTTGTAGGCGCGCTTGAGATTGAGCTGGATCAACTGCTCGTAGCCATCCATCTGGTGATACTGAGGCAGGTCGAAGTTTGCCAGGGTCTGTTCCAGGGTCTCGCCGCGCTCAATGTGTTTCAGGACTTCCGTCAGGAAGTCGCGAAAGAACTGACCGAACTCATAAACATCTTCACTGTCGCCGACCGGTCCATAGCCGGGGATAATCTGTTTAGCATCAATCTGCTCCAGGAAGTCGAGAGCTAGCAGCCAGTCGGTCATGTAGCCGTTGCCCATATAGCCGACACTGTTAATATAAAGTAGATCGCTGGCGAACAGAACTTCGGCTTCGGGGATGAAAACAACGATGTCCCCATCGGTATGTCCTTTACCGATATTGGTCAGTACGACCGAGACGCCGCCGGGCTTCAAGGTTAAGCCTTCGTTGAAAAACATCGTCGAATACTCCGGCTCGCGAACTTCAGAGTCGATGTTTTTCCAGGTTTGCCAACTCATCAAAACGTCTTGGTCCGGCGGAAAATCGAAATCAACATAGGTGTATCCGGCGTGATGGTGAGCCAGGATAAAATAACGAATCGGTTTCGTGGTACGGGCTGCGATAGCTCTGCGCAGGTCGTTGATGACCTCTTTGGTCATGTGAGCCCCTGCGGCAACAACATACTCTTTGCCAACGACAAAGATCGCGTTGGTTGTCGCACTGCCGCCGGGTTTGGCGATAGCCGCAAAGACGCCGGCAGACAGCGGCTCAATCTGGAAACTGTCTTGCACTGAGACGACTGCGACTGCCGATCCGATTGGAGCTGGTTTCTTCTTGGGTGTCGCTGCCAATGAGCCGGTTGTCAGCATATATGTTAAGATCAGGATGATCAGTAGTATTCGACACATATGGAGCATAATAGCAGGGATTTGTTTGTTCCGGCAACTGTCTTGATGAGCTTTGATTACCCGTTGCAAAAACCTACGAAGCAGTGGTATAAACCATCCCCTGTGCGCGATTAGCTCAGCTGGATAGAGCGCTGCCCTCCGGAGGCAGAGGTCACAGGTTCGAATCCTGTATCGCGCGCCAATAAAAACGAGAGGTTGGCCAGTTTTTGGCTGACCTTTTTTGTTGTCGTTTTTCTGTAAGGCCACAGTAAGGCCGATAGGAAAGAAAATACTTCTGAGACGGCTATGGGCCAACCACGTTTACTGTGTGTAGATACTTGATCTTAACCTCTCTATGCATTGCATCTCTCTTGCAAAGCAAAAGAAGCTTTGCAGCTGAACAACCCCGTCTGGTTTAGGGGCCTTTATATCCCCGAGTTTTTCGTTGCTCGCTACGCTTTTGCCATGGATGAGAGGTTCTGTTTGAGAGTTATTGTTGTTTTGTTCTCCAATGATTAAGACGATAACCGTTGATTAGTAGTTTGGTAGGCCTACCTGACGATTGACATACAATGAGAACATAATACGATAGCTCTATTTGATGAGAATTAGAACGCATCTGACGGTAGAAGGTGATCAAAATTACCCGGATTTAACGTCTGCCAGAAGGGTGATGGGGGGGATAACAAGTTGCCGGGGGTACTGCTTTGGGGCCCCTTCATATATCTCAGCGATGTTCTGTTGAAAAGGTGTATGGCACTATACACAAACAATCACTGGTGGGAGAGAAGTAATTTATCTGCCTCAAATATCCCTAGGTGATGTAGGAACTAGTTGCGAGAGGATTTACAATAACAGTATCTTTGGGCTTTGCGGTTTTACTGTTAATTGTGACTTATAAGATAGTTAAGTGTTTGCTGTTGAAACCTTTTTGATAAAAAACTTTTTCTGAAGCCAGAAAGCGACATGGACCAAGCCGATCAAAGCAGGGACCTCAACCAACGGGCCGATAACAGCAGTAAACGCAACAGCCGAATCTAGTCCGAAGACAGCAACGGACACGGCGATTGCCAGCTCAAAATTGTTGCCGGATGCAGTGAAGGCTACCGTAGTTGTTTTGGGATAGTCAGCGCCTACCTTGACTCCCATCCAAAAGCTAACCAAAAACATTATGACAAAGTAGATCAACAGAGGGATGGCAATCCTTACCACGTCGAGGGGGATGGAAACGATGAGTTCTCCCTTGAGGCTGAACATCACAACGATGGTAAAGAGCAACGCCACCAAGGTAATTGGACTGATTTTAGGAATGAACTTTTTCTCGTACCAGTCACGTCCACGACTCTTCAACAAGACAAATCTTGTGATCATACCAGCTACAAATGGGATACCGAGATAGATAGCGACACTTTCTGCGATCTGGGTGATAGAGACTTCCACAACGGCGCCAGCTAGACCGAACAGTGGCGGAAGTACCGTTACGAAAAACCATGCATAGATCGAATAGAAGAACACCTGGAAGATTGAGTTAAATGCGACTAGCCCGGCGCAATACTCAGTGTTTCCTTTGGCCAGTTCGTTCCAAACGATGACCATTGCAATACAACGAGCAAGACCGATCATGATCAATCCAACCATATAATCCGGATAGCCATGCAGAAAAACAATGGCTAGGATGAACATCAATATTGGGCCGATCACCCAATTTTGAAACAACGAGACGCCTAGAATCCTCTTGTTCTGAAAGACTTCTCCCAATTCCTCGTAACGGACCTTGGCCAATGGCGGGTACATCATAAGAATCAGGCCAATCGCGATCGGGATGTTGGTCGTGCCCACCGAAAAGGAATTAACAAAACCCTTGATACCAGGGGCTAACCAACCCACACCAACACCGATGAACATGGCAAGGAAGATCCAGAGTGTTAGATAGCGGTCAAGAAATGAAAGCTTCTTAGTTAGCCCGTGCTCCATAACAACCTCACTGTAAAGATAATCTAATGCACTCTAAAAATTTATCCCATAAAGCTTTACAGTCAAATCCTTGCCAAAAGCCAGGTAAAGAGTAAATGGCCACACTTTGCCAGGTGGCCATAGTTTTGTGTATTAAACAGCTTACTGAATACCTATATCAATAAGAAGCCATATTCCGTCTTAGAAGTCGTAACAAATAAAAAGGCCCCGCCACAATTTGGTGACGGGGCTAAGGTCAGGATACTGATTTATTAGAAAACAAAGGATACGAAACCACCAACTGATAAATCACTTTTATATTTTCCTTCTAACTCAAAGGACATATTTTCTGTCCTCCAAGCTAACCCACCGTAGGCTCCAAGGTTATGGTTCTCATCAATGTCCGTATCGTCTGACACGCTTGCGAAGCCATTTGAAACTTTTAAATCTAAATTTGCTGTTGATATGTAGGCTACAGGGCCAAAATAAAAAAGAGCATTATTAGCTTTTACCTGAACAGGAAAAGCTAATTCAGCATCTACAACATTTTCTATAGTAGTTGTTAAATCAAAAGCGGTTCCGCCCAAAAGAAGCGTTGTACTGTCATCGAAGGAATCGATATACGAGACCTGTAGTACTCCACCAATCCCAAAGACTTGGCCTTGGAAGAACTCATTTCTCATCCCGACAGCAAACATGAGCTCTTCATCCGCATCAAAATCCAAGTCGTCATCGTCTTCAAGGTCTGCAACACCAATTCTCGCAAAGACTTCATAATTCGGTGTACTCTCATCGCCAAAGACTGCTCCTATGTGGGCATAAGCTTGATTTTGTTCCATCTCAACATCTCCGCCACCGTCGACGTCCCATTCAGATTGGACGTAACTGTAACCTACACCAACATTTGGAGATGCGACGCCACCTGAAATGTTTACTGCCGGCGTAGCTGGCCCAATATGCTGAGCGTTAGCAAAAGATGCACACGAAACGACAACCAATAAAGTTAAAACCAACCTTTTCATGTTTTTTCCTCCTTAGATTTGTGAAACCATCACCCCAAAAAACCATGTGTACGCTGTGTCTTCAGTCTCATTCATCAAACATTTCGGTTCAATCACGAAACAAGTAATTCGTTAACTACACATTAAAGCTTGCGGCACAAAAAACCGCCGGTCAGCACAAAGCCAACAGCAGCGGTTCAGGTTCTCTTTATAGGTAGTCCTGCAAGCCTGTAGATCATTTTCATCCCCCGACAAAAACATCAAATAAGATTCTGTTAATCTACTCGCCGATAGGCAGTAAGTAAAGGGTTATTTATTGTTTATCCTCTTGCATTGTTTTGAGGTCTCCAGATTCAATAAAACACGAAATTCTTGCTGACTCTGCATTCCAGTAAAAAAGGTCACCAAAGCGTAAACCCTGGTGACCATAATTTTGTGGATTAAAGAGCTTACTGAATACCTCTATCAATAAGAAGCCGTTTTTCTTCTCGTAAGTCGTGAATTGTAAAAAAAGTGTCTGATCTTCATGGATAACATGGATGCCTTGTTTGGCAGGATTCGCATGTCCATGTTTTGTTCTTATTGCGGGTCATTTTTTCGCCACACTCTGGGCAGCGGAGATCTCGATGTAAATACCCAAAAGCCGAAACACAAATGATTAAAAGAACAAATACAGCAAGAATAAAACCTGCAACTCCCAAAAGATCACCTCCCTCGGAAAAGGCAAAGAAACAGCACAAACACTGCAACCAGGACAACTATGACGCCGATTATATCTTCCATTTAAAAATCTCCTTTTTTAAAAAAATAGGCTCAATAGAATAATTTTCACATACCCTGCATTATAACAAAAAATCCCCGCAGCCAAAGGATGGGGGAAGAGGTCTACGGGGAATGTCATTCAGGAGGCAAACAATTATCTGTTTACCCACCTATATTTTATCACTTTTCCCAACTCCTCATATATCCTTTCATTAAGTTCGACAACATAGGAATGCCCCCGGTCATAAGAAGGAGGGGCTTTCGTGTTTTATCAGTAGCTATCTATGGGATACACACCCAATTATATTCACTCACAATTTTGGATTTGTATTGCTTATATCTGGCCTAGAAAATCCTTGAACGCTTGTCTCGCTGTTATCGGGGCATCATTTGAGAAAACACCCTCGGCATAAGAATCCGTAAGTTCCACGGTGACATAAACATCTTCTGCCGCTACTATTTTTTCTATAAAGGACACATCTACAAGGTAATCTTTTGAAGACCAATTAGATGGAGCAACGTAAAAACCAGAACCAGTAAAACCCTCTGAAGTTTCAATGTCTCTCAACCTGTCAATTGAACTCAAACTCAAAGTTTCACCATCGATATTGAAATGCAACGAGGGATCATCATCAAAGATATGAGAACCACGTACCACTGCAGTAAGAATCAGTTTTTCGTTAGGCATTTTTGAACTTTTGAATAAAGCTAGTTTGATTATTGAACTATAAAGCCAGGCGGGCTCCATAATAAGCTGTTTTGAACCATCAAAACTGGATGTAGCTTGCGTGATGTGTCCTGGCGACTGCGTTCCACATGAAGCCAAAGTAACGACTGATAATATCAAACAGATAAGAAAGGCTCTTGCTATAATCATGCTCGATTTTCCTGCATTCCTGTAACGCAAATGCTTACTTGCAGTCATATCTTATGAGACAAGTAGCAGACAGTTTTAAGTAATTAACCTTCCAGCTTTCTTGCTATGTAGACCCCATAACTGTAATACGACTTGTATTTCTCATATAGAGCGATTTCAGTTTCTTCAGCAGAGACTATAGCCTGCGCTTCTTTGCTTTTGCCGTTCCTCTTGAGAAAATCACCAAAGGTTCTCTGCATGGGGCGATAATAATTATCTAGCCAGCAGTGTTCCGGCAGCAAAAAGTAAGCAATCGGTGAATAGCCGTTGTCTTCCAGAGCTTTAATCTTTGATGATGCAGTATTGATTTCTGGATATTCTTTTTCCCAGTGCGCTTGAAGCTCACAGGGTCGGCTGTTTGTACTCCAAGTAATTTCTGATACAACCAGCATGCCCCCAGGCTTGAGAAAACGACTCCACTCCTTAATGCCCTGCTCAAACCCCATATTGTAGATAGCGCCTTCAGACCAGATCACATCATATTCTTCATCACAGAAAGGCAAATCCTCCATGGAGCAAACAAGAGGATGTATTGAGTTTTCCACTTCTGCTGTTATGGAGTTTTCTTTCAAGACATCAATAAAATCTGGCAGAAAATCTACGGCAGTCACTTGAGCGTTTAACTGTTTGGCGAGCAAAATTGCTGAAGCACCAGTTCCACAACCAATATCAGCAATCTTTAATTTTTTCATCTTATCCAGCATGGCCAACGCAATGGCTTTTTCCGTTTCTTTAGCACCGCCAGGTCCTTGCCGATTCGCATGCTTATGAAGATCAATTAGAAGATCAAGCTTTTCCATTTAGGGGCATTCTCATCCTGAAAGGGCCTAAGCTTTTAGTCGTGTCAGACACCTGCCTTTGACACACTTAAAAATTCTCAGAAATCCTCTCACATTGTTTTGATGCCGTCAAACTTACAGAAATGCGAAATTCTTGTTAACCCTGACATATAGGAAAGGCCACCAAGGATCGAACCCTGGTGCCATAGTTTTGTCTTCCTGAATGTCTCTATCAATAAGAAGCCGGTTTTCTTCTCATAAGTCGTGACATTTAAGACAGCGCCCAACAATAGCATTTCATCTTCAGGGATGGTTATGCGAAGGATCGGTTGAGGGACGGGGCTGAAAATTCACAAACATTATTGTAAAGAGGAGATATCGTACTTGTTTTCTTTTAGGTGTTTGAATATGAAATTCTTTATTTTTGTTGCGGATGGAACTTCATTCTCATCTAGTGGATTTGTATGACCTTCGATCTCACTTGAGACAATCTGGCCATCCTTTAAAGAGAGACAATAGAACCTGTCTCTAATGATGACCGACACCGCATGCAAACTATAGAAAGGTGCATTGTAGTTCGACGCCATAGACAACCCATTTATCCAATCCCTTTGTTTGACAATGGTTGAGATAATGGGTTTCTTTATCCCTGCATCACTGAGGAGAAGGGGTTCTCCGTCGAGCCAGCCCGGCACCTCTAAGCCCAAATAATCAAGGATCGCTGGGGCGATGTCGATAATCTGGACATTCTTGGTTACAAGACCACGGTGCTGCTGATTAGGGAAACGTATTATAAGGGGAAGTCTCTGGTTTGCTTCCCATTTTTTTCCATGATCTGAGGTTAATATTATAAGTGTGTTCTCATACTGGCCAATCTTTTTAAGGTGCTGTACGACTTCTCTCACATTATCATCAAAATCTAAAATAGCATCATCGTAAAAATCATCCATCCACTTGTTGTCTTGCTCTTTGCCAGCTGAAAAAGTTGAATGTCGGGGGAAAAATTTGGGCCCATGGGTGCCCATTAAGTGCATATGTACGAAAAAAGGTTCCGGAGAATCTTCGATAAAATCAAAAAACTGCTTAATGCGTTCTGAGTCTGGAATACTCTTTTTCTTTTGTGTAACCATGCTAAAAGCATTGACCATATTTTTGATTCTAAAAGTGTGGAATAGGCGACCTTTGATTCGTTCCAAGGTTTGTTCAAGAAAATAAACCTCTGCCTCAAATATTTTATTAATTTTTTCGAGAATTGGGATAGTAGTTTCCTCATTAATTGTCCGCCCATTAACCATATGGAACGCTTCCCTCATGTTTAGGTCATAAGCATCACCATAATGTCTGATGCTGATATCTGCACTGCGATACCCTTTTTTGCGAAGCACACCAGGGAGGTGTTGATAGATGTGAATACTAGTGAAAATGTCCGGATTGTAGATGACTTTTGTGTTGGTTGGCAGCTTGCCGCTTAATAATGAACCAATGGAACCTGGACTATTTGAATTGTTAGTAAAATTGTTTTCGAATAGCAGTGATTCGGGCAGAATTTTTTTTATGAAGGGCGTTGTGTTTCGATGATAACCATAAGCCGACATATGGGTCGCATTCAGACCGTCGGCTGAAAGAATTAGGATGTTGGGAAATTGGTCGAGGCCTTCCTTCAAGGTCGAGTGAGTTTCCACTTCTGTATTATCTGGAACTTTTGCTAACAGATAATTTGTTACAGTAATTACTGTCGAAAGTGTGACTAATGTGCCAACAAAAAAGAAGGCTATGCGCCCCTTTGTGTTCCATAAATTCGAATTGAGCCATCTGTGAAGAGTTTGGTTTGAACAAACGAAGAGGAGAATAATTAGCAGAGCATAGATGAAACGGATTATACCTCCCGATAAGCCTACATTAAAACCAAACAGTGTGTATGTGAAGTTTTCGAAAAGTAGAAAGGCTGTCGCGGCAATTATCAATGCGGGGAGGAGAAGGGCGGTATGTCTGAACAACTTTGCACGCCATGACTTTCTTGTCGTGGTCGTAAGTAACCCAATGAAAAGTAGAGACGGTACGGTTACTAAAACCAGAAATAAAGGTGCTGTTGCCAGTACCTCAATGCTTTGTAAAATACTAAAACGAGTCAAGAATGATGGCTTCGTAATAAAGAAAAGCCATTCCATGAAAAGGTAGATATAGCTGGCCAGTATCGTGAGTAGCGTAATTCTTGCAAACTCATGTCTCATAAAAATTCCACCTGCTCTTATAATATCTCTGCAAAGTAAAGAATCCGAGTTCGTGATTCAAGAATCTCACTGCGTTGTATTGTGAAAGAATTTTTAAGGCAATTTTCGAAATATTCGACTTCATACTCGTCATGATTGCTTTCCTTGTTGCAGAGCAACTTCTTAACCATGACATCATCCTTGGTCACAAACTCTATCACCAGAGAGGTGTGCAGGCTCGCTAGCCACTGAACAAACTCTTGCAGCGGAACATTCGCTCCAATTACGATGTGGTGAATTAATGCTAGACATAGGGTGAGCTCAGGCTTACCACGTCTGGCTAGAGACTTTCTTTCCTGGCCCCGCCATCCTAAGTTTGGTGATGGGTCAGCAATATTAGCAACAAGTGGAAGGATGTTCTTGGCGTCATCATCATTTAAGGAACGATAAAGATGATCAATCGCCAAATGGTCGAAATCCAACGCGACCACGCAATCTGCATTTTCCGCGGCGATTTTCGAGAATGTTCCGGTGTTGCAACCGATATCCCAGACAAGCGGCCATCGGCGCAATGTTACGATCTCCCTTACAAATTCGGTTTTTCTACGATGATCAGAATCGCTATAGCTGTGGGTATTGGCATAACTTGACCATTCCGAGTTGGAACGCTTCCATTCCAGTCCCTGTACGAGCTTTTGAATCCGCTGTACGTTGGCCTCAATAAGTTTCTTATTGAAACATGCTTTCTGAAGTTCGACCTTTATATCTCTATCAGCATCTCCGTAACGATTTTGAATTTTGGCCTGAAGAAAGACGTTCAAAAAGATCCCGGGCCGAAGGAGATCCTTCGTGGACATAAGGTTATTAAATTGTTCAGGGGCAATCCCATCAATGCTGCCTCGGAGCCATGGATGAAAGGCCACGTCCTTGTAGGCCTGGAGAAAAAGAGGGTAGAGGAATAATTGGCAAAACTGCCGGTAACCGACCCAAGGGTCCCCTGGTTGAAGTATCTCAAAAGATGGGATGTCAATGAATACTGGTGTAGTACCGATCCATTGGACATTAAATGCAGATGAGTCCTTTAGAATCATATCCTCATCGAGAGCCGCGAGTAACAGTTCAAGGTGCAGCAGCGCAGCATTTTTTAGCATGCTAAAGGACCATTCGTAAGGATAAGAAACAAACGGGACTGCTTGATGTTTCAATACCGCTGCCCAGTCCTGAATAAGGTCTGGCGGAAAGCCCTCATCAGTCGGGTCAACTTGGGTCGTTCCCACAAGCTTCCCGGCAGCAAGAAAGTGCGGAAAAAGATTTGTCGATGACAATCTTTCCCAGTCGCAAAGTGCTTTTTTGCTCAGTCCACGGTAAATGTTGCCTCTACAATAAAACACTCTGCCGTTAGAGTCCCTAAAGGAGCTGGGTTCGACTTGGTAGTCGGTCATATATTCAAGCCCTTAATCGTG encodes the following:
- a CDS encoding class I SAM-dependent methyltransferase, whose amino-acid sequence is MTDYQVEPSSFRDSNGRVFYCRGNIYRGLSKKALCDWERLSSTNLFPHFLAAGKLVGTTQVDPTDEGFPPDLIQDWAAVLKHQAVPFVSYPYEWSFSMLKNAALLHLELLLAALDEDMILKDSSAFNVQWIGTTPVFIDIPSFEILQPGDPWVGYRQFCQLFLYPLFLQAYKDVAFHPWLRGSIDGIAPEQFNNLMSTKDLLRPGIFLNVFLQAKIQNRYGDADRDIKVELQKACFNKKLIEANVQRIQKLVQGLEWKRSNSEWSSYANTHSYSDSDHRRKTEFVREIVTLRRWPLVWDIGCNTGTFSKIAAENADCVVALDFDHLAIDHLYRSLNDDDAKNILPLVANIADPSPNLGWRGQERKSLARRGKPELTLCLALIHHIVIGANVPLQEFVQWLASLHTSLVIEFVTKDDVMVKKLLCNKESNHDEYEVEYFENCLKNSFTIQRSEILESRTRILYFAEIL
- a CDS encoding class I SAM-dependent methyltransferase — translated: MEKLDLLIDLHKHANRQGPGGAKETEKAIALAMLDKMKKLKIADIGCGTGASAILLAKQLNAQVTAVDFLPDFIDVLKENSITAEVENSIHPLVCSMEDLPFCDEEYDVIWSEGAIYNMGFEQGIKEWSRFLKPGGMLVVSEITWSTNSRPCELQAHWEKEYPEINTASSKIKALEDNGYSPIAYFLLPEHCWLDNYYRPMQRTFGDFLKRNGKSKEAQAIVSAEETEIALYEKYKSYYSYGVYIARKLEG
- a CDS encoding sulfatase-like hydrolase/transferase; this translates as MRHEFARITLLTILASYIYLFMEWLFFITKPSFLTRFSILQSIEVLATAPLFLVLVTVPSLLFIGLLTTTTRKSWRAKLFRHTALLLPALIIAATAFLLFENFTYTLFGFNVGLSGGIIRFIYALLIILLFVCSNQTLHRWLNSNLWNTKGRIAFFFVGTLVTLSTVITVTNYLLAKVPDNTEVETHSTLKEGLDQFPNILILSADGLNATHMSAYGYHRNTTPFIKKILPESLLFENNFTNNSNSPGSIGSLLSGKLPTNTKVIYNPDIFTSIHIYQHLPGVLRKKGYRSADISIRHYGDAYDLNMREAFHMVNGRTINEETTIPILEKINKIFEAEVYFLEQTLERIKGRLFHTFRIKNMVNAFSMVTQKKKSIPDSERIKQFFDFIEDSPEPFFVHMHLMGTHGPKFFPRHSTFSAGKEQDNKWMDDFYDDAILDFDDNVREVVQHLKKIGQYENTLIILTSDHGKKWEANQRLPLIIRFPNQQHRGLVTKNVQIIDIAPAILDYLGLEVPGWLDGEPLLLSDAGIKKPIISTIVKQRDWINGLSMASNYNAPFYSLHAVSVIIRDRFYCLSLKDGQIVSSEIEGHTNPLDENEVPSATKIKNFIFKHLKENKYDISSLQ